A single window of Granulicella mallensis MP5ACTX8 DNA harbors:
- the pdxR gene encoding MocR-like pyridoxine biosynthesis transcription factor PdxR, producing the protein MPKMETFQDLSLHPSTNQKELWRWLYTELRAAILDGRLRAGTRLPSTRSLAVQYELSRGTVITAFDQLQAEGYIRTEVGSGTYVATGLPDGPLPTSRSKPAPALPQSTATLSKRAQAQLKDVVVMPAPHSVGKAFRAYEPAIDLFPADLWARTAARVLRRAPRSLYGHGSAGGYQPLRRAIAEYVGSSRGVRCTPEQIIVTSGAQQALDLLGRFLLDPGDSVWMEDPGYPGAWQTLRAAGARIIPVPVDQDGLNVAAARKLSPRAKMAYVTPANQFPLGVTMSADRRIELLQWAAEAGAWIVEDEYDAEYRYFGRPVAALQSLDRSGAVIYVGTFTKMLFNALRLGFLVLPLRLVGAFEAARTLVDRHPPTLDQAILSEFITEGHFGHHVRKMRQIYAERMAVLKEAADEHLGGLLDVTNAAAGMKTVAWLKTGTSDKAAAAQARRLGLEMIELSEFSIKQPLKPGLLLGFAGCNPDELRRGVSVLAAALRNPPALR; encoded by the coding sequence ATGCCAAAGATGGAAACCTTTCAGGATCTATCGCTCCATCCCTCGACGAACCAGAAGGAGCTCTGGCGCTGGCTCTACACCGAGCTTCGTGCGGCAATCCTTGACGGCCGTCTCAGGGCAGGTACACGATTGCCCTCCACGCGGAGCCTGGCCGTGCAGTACGAGCTCTCACGCGGCACAGTGATCACAGCCTTCGACCAGTTGCAGGCCGAAGGCTACATCCGCACGGAGGTGGGCTCCGGAACCTATGTGGCAACCGGCTTGCCGGATGGTCCACTGCCAACCTCCCGCAGCAAGCCTGCACCCGCGTTGCCGCAATCAACGGCCACGCTGAGCAAACGTGCCCAGGCGCAGTTGAAAGATGTGGTGGTGATGCCTGCGCCGCACTCGGTGGGTAAAGCCTTTCGAGCCTACGAGCCTGCTATCGATCTCTTCCCGGCCGACCTGTGGGCACGTACGGCAGCGCGAGTGCTGCGACGGGCTCCGCGTTCTCTGTACGGCCACGGCAGCGCCGGAGGCTACCAGCCGCTTCGCCGAGCGATCGCCGAGTACGTTGGCTCCTCGCGCGGTGTGCGATGCACGCCGGAGCAGATCATCGTGACCTCGGGTGCGCAACAGGCGTTGGATCTGCTGGGTCGCTTCCTGCTGGATCCCGGCGACTCCGTATGGATGGAGGACCCCGGCTATCCCGGGGCGTGGCAGACGCTGCGTGCGGCAGGTGCGCGCATTATCCCTGTACCTGTCGATCAGGATGGGCTCAACGTTGCAGCGGCGCGCAAGCTCTCACCGCGAGCGAAGATGGCCTACGTTACGCCTGCGAACCAGTTTCCATTGGGCGTAACGATGTCTGCCGACCGCCGTATAGAGCTGCTGCAATGGGCCGCCGAGGCGGGAGCCTGGATCGTCGAGGACGAGTACGATGCCGAGTATCGCTACTTCGGGCGTCCGGTGGCGGCGCTGCAAAGCCTCGATCGCTCCGGGGCTGTGATCTATGTTGGAACGTTCACGAAGATGCTCTTCAATGCGCTTCGCTTGGGATTTCTGGTGCTCCCTCTGCGGCTAGTCGGTGCTTTTGAAGCGGCAAGAACGCTGGTGGACCGCCATCCTCCGACGCTCGACCAGGCCATTCTCTCTGAGTTCATTACGGAAGGACACTTCGGCCATCACGTGCGAAAGATGCGTCAGATCTACGCGGAGCGAATGGCCGTCTTGAAGGAAGCTGCGGACGAGCATCTGGGTGGGCTGCTCGATGTAACCAACGCCGCTGCGGGCATGAAGACGGTGGCATGGCTGAAGACAGGGACTTCGGACAAAGCCGCAGCGGCGCAAGCCAGAAGGCTTGGACTGGAGATGATCGAGCTATCGGAGTTTTCCATCAAGCAGCCGTTGAAGCCTGGTTTGTTGTTGGGGTTTGCCGGCTGCAATCCTGACGAGTTGCGCCGGGGTGTGTCTGTGCTGGCGGCTGCACTGAGAAACCCACCCGCGCTACGATAG
- the bcp gene encoding thioredoxin-dependent thiol peroxidase, which produces MQPQVGELVENFTLPDQDGNIVNLTDFSGKPVVLFFYPRADTPGCTIEACGFRDHFAKLQKAGVVVLGISRDTVKAQKKFAEKYDLQYPLLADADQAIVNRFELVKPKTMYGKLVSGVERTTFVIGPDQKLLHVFHKVKPEGHAEEVLALLKK; this is translated from the coding sequence ATGCAACCGCAAGTAGGCGAGCTCGTAGAAAACTTCACCCTGCCCGACCAGGATGGCAACATCGTCAACCTCACCGACTTCAGCGGCAAGCCCGTCGTGCTCTTCTTCTACCCACGGGCCGACACTCCAGGCTGCACGATCGAAGCCTGTGGCTTCCGCGACCACTTTGCCAAGCTCCAGAAGGCAGGTGTGGTCGTTCTCGGCATCTCGCGCGACACCGTCAAGGCGCAGAAGAAGTTCGCGGAAAAGTACGACCTGCAGTACCCCCTGCTTGCCGACGCCGATCAGGCGATCGTCAACCGTTTCGAACTCGTCAAGCCAAAGACGATGTACGGCAAGCTGGTCAGCGGTGTCGAGCGCACGACCTTCGTCATCGGCCCCGACCAGAAGCTGCTGCACGTCTTCCACAAGGTCAAGCCCGAAGGCCACGCCGAAGAGGTCCTCGCGCTACTGAAGAAGTAA
- a CDS encoding polysaccharide deacetylase family protein, which yields MAPTLPEELVLGAAVAATAAYAVANAALRPKSQLFGRTLIAGNDPNEVALTYDDGPNDAATGELLEVLARHNASATFFMIGRFVRQRPRIVREVQAAGHLIGNHTETHPWLAWQSEKVIREELRACNEALEDALGAPVHYFRPPHGARRPAVMRLARELGLTTVQWNVMGFDWEPIGVDGIVSRVEKGLTSVHGRGVGANILLHDGYDRALGADRSSTVKATARLLESFAREGRRVVTVDAWS from the coding sequence ATGGCTCCAACCCTACCTGAAGAACTGGTACTCGGCGCAGCCGTAGCGGCCACGGCAGCCTATGCCGTGGCCAACGCCGCGTTGCGTCCGAAATCCCAGCTCTTCGGCCGCACGCTGATCGCGGGAAACGACCCGAACGAAGTCGCCCTGACCTACGATGACGGTCCGAACGACGCCGCGACCGGCGAGCTGTTGGAGGTACTGGCACGTCACAACGCCAGCGCGACCTTCTTTATGATCGGTCGTTTCGTGCGGCAGCGGCCTAGGATCGTTCGTGAGGTGCAGGCTGCGGGCCATCTTATCGGCAACCATACCGAGACGCACCCGTGGCTTGCGTGGCAGTCTGAGAAAGTCATTCGGGAGGAGCTTCGCGCCTGCAACGAGGCGCTGGAAGATGCGCTGGGTGCGCCCGTCCATTACTTCCGCCCTCCCCACGGAGCCCGCCGCCCGGCAGTTATGCGTCTTGCCCGGGAATTAGGCCTGACGACGGTGCAGTGGAACGTGATGGGCTTCGACTGGGAGCCGATTGGCGTCGATGGCATAGTAAGCCGTGTAGAGAAGGGGCTGACAAGCGTCCATGGGCGCGGCGTCGGAGCGAACATCCTTTTGCACGACGGTTACGACCGCGCATTGGGCGCAGACCGCAGCAGCACCGTAAAAGCGACAGCGAGGCTGTTGGAGAGTTTCGCCCGCGAGGGCAGGCGCGTCGTCACGGTAGACGCGTGGAGTTGA
- a CDS encoding DUF2911 domain-containing protein, translating into MISLRTALLAAALAPLTLVSVAQKPLASPAATAETTLAGKTVSIKYNSPAMRGRKIMGDLVPYGQVWRTGANPATTLVTAADLKIGTLDVPAGTYTIYSLPAAPGTPWLLIINKQNGQWGTEYHQEQDLGRTPMQAGHLAAPQESMSIGFEKTKKNSTELHVKWENTDEWVKVEAAK; encoded by the coding sequence ATGATCTCTCTCCGCACCGCCCTCCTCGCCGCTGCTCTTGCTCCGCTCACCCTCGTGAGCGTGGCCCAAAAGCCTCTCGCCTCCCCTGCGGCCACCGCCGAGACGACCCTCGCCGGTAAGACCGTGTCCATCAAGTACAACTCGCCCGCGATGCGTGGCCGCAAGATCATGGGCGACCTTGTTCCTTACGGCCAGGTCTGGCGTACCGGTGCCAACCCCGCGACGACCCTCGTGACGGCTGCGGACCTGAAGATCGGCACGCTTGACGTTCCTGCCGGAACTTATACGATCTACAGCCTGCCGGCAGCCCCTGGAACGCCGTGGCTGTTGATCATCAACAAGCAGAACGGCCAGTGGGGAACGGAGTACCACCAGGAGCAGGACCTCGGACGCACGCCGATGCAGGCCGGCCATCTGGCGGCACCGCAGGAGTCCATGAGCATTGGTTTCGAGAAGACGAAGAAGAACTCGACCGAGCTGCATGTGAAGTGGGAGAACACCGACGAGTGGGTGAAGGTCGAAGCGGCAAAGTAA
- the gcvPB gene encoding aminomethyl-transferring glycine dehydrogenase subunit GcvPB, with the protein MADKFVGTPIKATTHVNQNEDLIFEKSSSGKKGYRLAQLDVPAIDAASLLGAAVRTDDLGAMPELSEIEIIRHFTRLSTWNYAIDLGMYPLGSCTMKYNPRINEAVARLEGLAEAHPYQPESLSQGALGIMKLLSDCLIEITGMDTITLQPAAGAHGEFTGILLARAYHQSLGNPRTKVLIPDSAHGTNPATAAVCGYQVANLKSNAQGMVDLAELERMVDGDVAALMLTNPSTIGVFESDIHKIADILHAKGALLYMDGANMNALCGKTRPGDFGADVMHLNLHKTFSTPHGGGGPGSGPVACKKILEPFLPTPVVKTNPDGSLGLDYNRPQSVGRVRAWYGNFGMFIRALAYILANGPDGLRQTTEDAVLNANYIRAKLEGTFDLPYKSPSLHEVVFSDKLQAKNGVKTGDMGKRLIDYGFHAYTVSFPLVVNGAMMIEPTESESREELDLLIDALKQIAREAEENPELVQNAPHSTRLQRLDETTAARKPILRWKAPVASTQLTPDSAAKEW; encoded by the coding sequence ATGGCAGATAAATTTGTTGGCACCCCCATCAAGGCGACCACGCACGTCAATCAGAACGAAGACCTGATCTTCGAGAAGTCCTCGTCCGGCAAGAAGGGCTATCGCCTGGCACAGCTCGACGTGCCCGCGATCGATGCTGCTTCCCTGCTCGGCGCGGCCGTGCGCACGGACGACCTGGGCGCGATGCCCGAGTTGAGCGAGATCGAGATCATCCGCCACTTCACGCGGCTCTCCACGTGGAACTACGCCATCGACCTCGGCATGTACCCACTGGGCTCCTGCACGATGAAGTACAACCCGCGCATCAATGAGGCCGTTGCCAGGCTTGAGGGTCTGGCCGAGGCGCATCCCTACCAGCCCGAGTCGCTAAGCCAGGGTGCCCTGGGCATCATGAAGCTGTTGTCCGACTGCCTCATCGAGATCACCGGCATGGATACCATCACGCTGCAGCCCGCGGCTGGCGCGCATGGCGAGTTCACCGGCATTCTGCTGGCCCGCGCCTATCATCAGTCGCTGGGCAATCCGCGCACGAAGGTATTGATTCCCGACTCCGCGCACGGCACCAACCCTGCGACGGCGGCGGTCTGCGGCTACCAGGTCGCGAACCTCAAGTCGAACGCGCAGGGCATGGTCGATCTGGCCGAGCTCGAGCGCATGGTCGATGGAGACGTTGCCGCCCTGATGCTCACCAACCCCTCGACCATCGGCGTCTTCGAGAGCGACATTCACAAGATCGCCGACATCCTCCACGCGAAGGGCGCCCTGCTCTACATGGACGGCGCGAACATGAACGCGCTGTGTGGCAAGACTCGCCCCGGCGACTTCGGCGCGGACGTAATGCACCTGAACCTGCACAAGACCTTCTCGACACCGCACGGCGGCGGTGGCCCAGGTTCGGGACCAGTCGCCTGCAAGAAGATCCTCGAGCCGTTCCTGCCGACACCCGTGGTCAAGACCAATCCCGATGGCTCGCTGGGCCTCGACTACAACCGTCCGCAGTCGGTGGGCCGCGTGCGTGCGTGGTACGGCAACTTCGGCATGTTCATCCGTGCGCTGGCCTACATCCTCGCCAACGGCCCCGACGGTCTGCGCCAGACCACCGAAGACGCTGTGCTCAACGCGAACTACATCCGCGCCAAGCTCGAGGGCACCTTCGACCTGCCGTACAAGTCGCCGTCGCTGCACGAGGTTGTCTTCAGCGACAAGCTGCAGGCCAAGAACGGCGTCAAGACCGGCGACATGGGCAAGCGGCTGATCGACTACGGCTTCCACGCCTACACGGTCTCGTTCCCTCTCGTGGTCAACGGCGCAATGATGATCGAGCCAACGGAGAGCGAGTCGCGCGAAGAGCTCGACCTGCTGATCGACGCTCTGAAACAGATTGCACGCGAGGCGGAGGAGAATCCCGAGCTGGTGCAGAACGCGCCGCACTCGACGCGCCTGCAGCGGCTGGATGAGACGACTGCCGCCCGTAAGCCGATCCTGCGCTGGAAGGCCCCCGTGGCCTCCACCCAGTTGACGCCTGATTCAGCAGCAAAGGAATGGTAG
- the gcvPA gene encoding aminomethyl-transferring glycine dehydrogenase subunit GcvPA, translated as MRYLPKSPADRTEMLEAIGVSSIEALFETIPAEYRLKGDLNIPRQHSESEVLDRFRAFAGNIASGDVAVLASQPASKQYASFLGAGAYRHYRPVVIDSLVQRGEFLTSYTPYQPEIAQGTLQAMFEFQTMICELTGMEIANASMYDGSTGAAEAVMMAVRVTGRNGAVVARTVHPEYREVLHTATQHQGIPATEVGYVAETGRVDLAALNAAITDDTACVLIQSPNFFGTIEDVTAIAEIAHKKGALLIVSIAEAVSLGIVKAPVEADIVSLEAQSFGVAVGFGGPYCGVIACKEKFLRQMPGRLVGETKDKNGKRGFVLTLSTREQHIRREKATSNICTNQALVALMTTIFLTVYGKQGLRELAEQNLAKAAYLRNTLTKAGAKPLFTGPSFNEFAINLPESAETANTKLLGKQIIGGLALAKWYPELGEKATLWCATELTTKVQIDAAAAVI; from the coding sequence ATGCGCTATCTTCCAAAATCTCCCGCCGACCGCACGGAAATGCTCGAAGCTATCGGCGTCTCCTCCATTGAAGCCCTGTTCGAGACGATTCCCGCCGAGTACCGCCTGAAGGGCGACCTCAACATCCCGCGCCAGCACAGTGAATCCGAAGTGCTCGACCGCTTCCGCGCCTTCGCTGGAAACATCGCGAGCGGCGATGTAGCGGTTCTGGCCTCGCAGCCCGCCAGCAAGCAGTATGCAAGCTTTCTCGGTGCGGGTGCCTACCGTCACTATCGGCCCGTAGTCATCGATTCTCTCGTGCAGCGCGGCGAGTTTCTCACCAGCTACACCCCCTATCAGCCCGAGATTGCGCAGGGCACTCTGCAGGCCATGTTCGAGTTCCAGACGATGATCTGCGAGCTCACCGGCATGGAGATCGCCAACGCTTCGATGTACGACGGCTCGACCGGAGCAGCGGAAGCGGTGATGATGGCCGTGCGCGTAACCGGACGCAATGGTGCGGTCGTAGCTCGCACCGTGCATCCCGAGTACCGCGAGGTGCTGCACACTGCAACTCAGCACCAGGGCATTCCGGCAACTGAAGTCGGCTACGTCGCCGAGACGGGCCGCGTCGATCTCGCCGCGCTGAATGCCGCGATCACCGACGATACCGCCTGCGTGCTGATCCAGTCGCCGAACTTCTTCGGAACGATTGAAGACGTTACGGCCATCGCCGAGATCGCACACAAGAAGGGTGCACTGCTGATCGTCTCTATCGCCGAGGCTGTCTCGCTCGGTATCGTGAAGGCCCCCGTAGAAGCGGACATCGTCTCGCTCGAGGCGCAGAGCTTCGGAGTGGCTGTGGGCTTCGGCGGACCGTACTGCGGCGTCATCGCCTGCAAGGAAAAGTTCCTGCGCCAGATGCCCGGCCGCCTCGTCGGCGAGACCAAGGACAAGAACGGCAAGCGCGGCTTCGTGCTCACCCTCTCGACACGCGAGCAGCACATCCGCCGCGAGAAGGCGACCTCGAATATCTGCACCAACCAGGCGCTCGTCGCCCTGATGACGACGATCTTCCTTACCGTCTACGGCAAGCAGGGGCTGCGCGAGCTCGCGGAACAGAACCTCGCAAAGGCTGCCTATCTGCGCAACACGCTGACCAAGGCCGGAGCAAAGCCGCTCTTCACCGGGCCGAGCTTCAACGAGTTCGCCATCAATCTGCCGGAAAGCGCCGAGACAGCCAACACCAAGCTGCTCGGCAAGCAGATCATCGGCGGTCTTGCACTGGCGAAGTGGTATCCGGAGTTGGGCGAGAAGGCGACCTTGTGGTGTGCGACAGAGTTGACGACCAAAGTGCAAATCGACGCGGCTGCGGCTGTCATTTAA
- the gcvH gene encoding glycine cleavage system protein GcvH: protein MSYPENYRYAKSHEWLEIDGKTGIIGITDYAQSSLGDIVFVELPKVGDKLDAGSSFGSVESVKAVSELYSPAAGTVIEINEALNDEPETINTDANETWIIKLSLTGGESDDLLSAADYEKFVAEETGH from the coding sequence ATGTCCTATCCCGAAAACTACCGCTACGCGAAGTCTCACGAATGGCTTGAGATCGATGGCAAGACCGGCATCATCGGCATCACCGACTACGCACAGAGCTCGCTGGGCGATATCGTCTTCGTCGAACTGCCCAAGGTGGGCGACAAGCTTGATGCTGGCTCATCCTTCGGCTCGGTGGAGTCCGTCAAGGCCGTCAGCGAACTTTATTCGCCCGCAGCCGGCACCGTCATCGAGATCAACGAGGCGCTCAACGACGAGCCCGAGACCATCAACACCGACGCGAACGAGACCTGGATCATCAAGCTGTCCCTGACCGGGGGCGAATCCGATGACCTGCTCTCCGCAGCCGACTATGAAAAGTTCGTCGCTGAAGAAACCGGCCACTAG
- the gcvT gene encoding glycine cleavage system aminomethyltransferase GcvT, which produces MTTETPSALRRTALHATHHAHKARMVDFGGWDMPVQYRGLIEEHMAVRTSVGLFDVSHMGDIQLRGPNSLAAVQKLLMNDASKLQTGQAHYSAMLYPNGTFVDDVVLHKLGDNDYLIVINAGTREKDVQWVRQVIGGMSGVHVNDFSDYYTQLAIQGPKAAATLQKLTGVDLSTIKNYWFTWGQVCGCHNVMIARTGYTGEDGFEIYIPSDEPTSARVWGEVLAAGEEFGIIPCGLGARNTLRLESAMALYGHEISDTINVFEANLGRYCKLDKGTDFVGREALLEVQNSGGPSRKLVGLEMVDRGIGRDGYLVATLDGTKIGEITSGSPAPFLKKNIALAYVPVAYTELGTELAVEIRGQLVKAQVVPTPFYKRPKPAAPKL; this is translated from the coding sequence ATGACGACAGAAACGCCTTCCGCCCTCCGCCGTACCGCCCTGCACGCCACCCACCACGCGCACAAGGCGCGCATGGTCGACTTTGGCGGCTGGGATATGCCCGTTCAATATCGCGGACTGATCGAAGAGCACATGGCCGTACGCACCTCGGTGGGCCTCTTTGACGTCTCGCATATGGGCGATATCCAGCTGCGCGGACCGAACTCGCTCGCCGCCGTGCAGAAGCTGCTGATGAACGACGCCAGCAAGCTCCAGACCGGCCAGGCCCACTACTCGGCGATGCTGTATCCGAACGGGACCTTCGTCGACGACGTGGTGCTGCACAAGCTCGGCGACAACGATTATCTGATCGTCATCAATGCCGGCACCCGCGAGAAGGACGTGCAGTGGGTACGACAGGTGATCGGCGGCATGAGCGGCGTTCACGTCAACGATTTTTCCGATTACTACACGCAGCTCGCGATCCAGGGCCCGAAGGCCGCAGCCACCCTGCAGAAGCTGACCGGCGTCGATCTCTCGACGATCAAGAACTACTGGTTCACCTGGGGGCAGGTCTGCGGCTGCCACAACGTGATGATCGCGCGCACCGGCTATACCGGTGAGGACGGCTTCGAGATCTACATCCCTTCCGACGAACCGACCAGCGCACGCGTCTGGGGCGAGGTGCTCGCCGCCGGTGAGGAGTTCGGCATCATCCCCTGCGGGCTTGGAGCTCGCAACACCCTGCGGCTGGAGTCGGCGATGGCGCTCTACGGCCATGAGATCTCCGACACCATCAACGTCTTCGAGGCCAATCTGGGCCGTTATTGCAAGCTCGACAAGGGCACGGACTTCGTCGGCCGCGAGGCGCTGCTCGAGGTTCAAAACAGCGGCGGGCCGTCGCGCAAGCTGGTCGGCCTGGAGATGGTCGACCGCGGCATCGGACGCGATGGCTATCTCGTCGCCACACTCGACGGCACCAAAATCGGCGAGATCACATCGGGTTCGCCCGCACCGTTCCTCAAGAAGAATATCGCCCTGGCCTACGTGCCCGTCGCCTATACCGAACTCGGCACCGAGCTCGCCGTCGAGATTCGCGGCCAACTGGTGAAGGCGCAGGTTGTGCCGACACCCTTTTACAAACGTCCTAAACCAGCGGCACCAAAGCTTTAA
- a CDS encoding RodZ family helix-turn-helix domain-containing protein, producing MDRVRLGRALGYGARHATKTLISAVDAATAPNPSGAASQQTARPNPAATTPRPSPIAQAAQAYRNVAEVQKVAKTQARGLGRSVLTPVKRFSSVLWLEVTGTFFALFALVLGQSVWRLHNSFKASPSSSEAHKAYFYLLLFLVFAYFSISSFVRANRRQRS from the coding sequence ATGGATAGGGTTCGCCTCGGTCGCGCTCTTGGCTATGGTGCGCGCCACGCCACAAAGACGTTGATCAGCGCTGTCGATGCCGCCACAGCACCGAATCCCTCCGGTGCAGCCTCTCAGCAAACGGCACGGCCCAATCCTGCGGCCACCACCCCACGGCCCTCCCCAATAGCTCAGGCGGCGCAGGCTTATCGCAATGTTGCCGAAGTCCAAAAAGTAGCCAAAACACAGGCGCGCGGCCTGGGACGGTCCGTACTAACGCCGGTAAAACGGTTTTCCAGCGTTCTCTGGCTGGAGGTGACAGGTACCTTCTTCGCCCTGTTTGCATTGGTCCTGGGTCAGAGCGTGTGGCGGCTACACAATAGCTTCAAAGCCTCGCCCAGTTCGTCTGAAGCGCATAAGGCCTACTTCTATCTACTCCTGTTCCTCGTCTTTGCATATTTTTCGATCAGCAGCTTTGTGCGCGCGAACCGCCGGCAGAGAAGCTGA
- the glgC gene encoding glucose-1-phosphate adenylyltransferase, with translation MRDTLGVLLAGGAGERLFPLTRDRAKPAVPFAGQYRIIDITLSNCINSDLRHVYILTQYKALSLNRHIREGWGPVVASELGEFIEILPPMQRVSKSWYQGTADAVFQNIYSIGSEEPTYVLILSGDHIYKMNYALMKQQHTESGADVTIATLPVSPNQVSQFGVVEVAQNSEVTGFVEKPKETNIRSPFNPDMVDVSMGIYLFNTDVLIPELMKDAEDPNSKHDFGHDILPKLLGRYKVHAYNFVDENKQRALYWRDVGTLEAYYEANMDIAAVAPTFNLYDKAWPMRTRAYQYPPAKFVFGEPGRTGMAINSIVSAGSIVSGSVVRNSVLSQDVRVNSYADVDSSIIFSHVNVGRHCRIRHAIIDRDVHIPDGTVIGYDPVEDKKNYFVTPSGLTVVTRDYSVYENPVSPDFMQVSEGW, from the coding sequence ATGAGAGATACGCTGGGTGTACTACTCGCTGGGGGTGCCGGCGAGAGGCTTTTCCCTTTGACTCGCGACCGCGCCAAACCGGCGGTTCCTTTTGCAGGTCAATATCGCATCATCGACATCACACTTTCGAACTGCATCAACTCCGACCTCCGCCACGTTTACATCCTGACGCAGTACAAGGCGCTTTCGCTGAACCGCCATATCCGCGAGGGCTGGGGCCCTGTAGTGGCCAGCGAGCTGGGCGAGTTCATCGAGATCCTGCCGCCGATGCAGCGCGTCTCCAAGAGCTGGTACCAGGGCACGGCCGACGCGGTCTTTCAGAACATCTACTCCATCGGCTCGGAAGAGCCTACGTATGTGCTGATCCTCTCCGGCGATCACATCTACAAGATGAACTATGCGCTGATGAAGCAGCAGCATACGGAGTCGGGCGCCGACGTCACGATTGCCACCTTGCCGGTGAGTCCCAATCAGGTCTCGCAGTTCGGTGTTGTCGAAGTGGCGCAGAACAGCGAAGTCACGGGCTTCGTCGAAAAGCCGAAGGAGACCAACATCCGGTCGCCCTTCAACCCCGACATGGTCGACGTCTCGATGGGCATCTACCTCTTCAACACGGACGTGCTGATTCCCGAGCTGATGAAGGATGCCGAAGACCCGAACTCCAAGCATGACTTCGGCCACGACATCCTGCCGAAGCTGCTCGGGCGCTACAAGGTGCACGCCTACAACTTCGTCGATGAGAATAAGCAGCGCGCTCTCTACTGGCGCGATGTGGGAACCCTGGAGGCCTACTACGAGGCCAACATGGATATCGCCGCCGTAGCCCCGACATTCAACCTCTACGACAAGGCCTGGCCGATGCGCACCCGAGCGTACCAGTATCCGCCGGCGAAGTTCGTCTTCGGTGAGCCGGGCCGCACGGGTATGGCGATCAACTCGATTGTCAGCGCTGGTTCAATCGTCTCGGGCTCGGTGGTGCGCAACTCGGTGCTCTCGCAGGATGTTCGTGTGAACAGCTATGCGGATGTCGATTCCAGCATCATCTTTTCGCACGTCAATGTGGGCCGCCACTGCCGCATTCGTCACGCCATTATTGATCGCGACGTACATATTCCGGACGGAACGGTGATCGGCTATGACCCGGTCGAGGACAAGAAAAACTACTTCGTCACGCCCAGCGGTCTCACCGTCGTCACGCGCGACTACTCGGTCTATGAGAACCCAGTCTCGCCAGACTTTATGCAGGTAAGCGAAGGCTGGTAA
- a CDS encoding Sec-independent protein translocase subunit TatA/TatB, producing MEIFQPWHLIIVALVAVLLFGGRKLPELGKGLGEGLRGFKEGMKGITDDAKADAKPADATHTVTPTPKVEETPK from the coding sequence ATGGAGATCTTTCAACCTTGGCACTTGATTATTGTGGCCCTGGTCGCTGTCCTCCTCTTCGGCGGTCGTAAGCTGCCGGAGCTTGGCAAAGGTCTTGGCGAAGGACTGCGCGGTTTCAAAGAGGGCATGAAGGGAATTACGGACGATGCTAAGGCAGACGCCAAGCCTGCGGATGCCACTCATACCGTTACTCCTACTCCTAAGGTCGAAGAGACCCCTAAGTAA